A region of Candidatus Protochlamydia phocaeensis DNA encodes the following proteins:
- the bamA gene encoding outer membrane protein assembly factor BamA, which translates to MTKKIFFVFHFFCLIFFQFASAQVLQYENQTIESVDIIVHTRTGTISDNNAIATRLGTKQGGFFSQADFDEDLKTLSQDYDRVEPTIETDEEHVHVTIHLWPKPTIRTIHWHGNHRVSTNRLQKELGIGCFAVYERQAFNEAFHKLKAYYIRKGFFEAHLDYHVELNSETNEVDITIDIHEGRSGKIQEIEFVNFTDKEQSEILHQMITKKYNIFMSWFTQEGTYNEDAIQQDKLIITNYLQNEGFADAQVDITVMESCKTDRIIVTVIADKGERYYFGRLSFEGNQVICDEEIDRLFLIRDGMPFSLEDLRDTLERLTDAYGRIGYVDAFIDFEPELVEGEHRYNVHFKIEEGEQFRVGLIRVFGNIATKTSVILHETLLVPGEIFNVLKLKASEQRLINIGYFKNVNVYIVKGTESSLGSDYRDVYIEVEETNTGQFSAFLGYSSTEEIFGGINITERNFNHEGFYYFWRDGLRALRGGGEYAQLSTQIGQKSRNYTFSWTKPYFMDSNWTIGCDLSKSSTRYISKEYDLETVALMLRAQYNVNQFLRLGIQYRLKNGSVNLHHGGSHISQLEHDANIHGLISAIGASLSYDSTNHPIKPSQGFRSKLLIEYAGLGGDHSFFSLGYLNSYYLGIGSRMILRYRADFRFIQPLGDTTFDSLPLDERIFLGGDFNVRGYRPYRLGPQYKHAHDHIPRGGISMQLYSVELSRRITQDFELFAFFDAGHLSQDTWEFGRMSVAVGYGTRFKLIDSVPPITLGMGYPLNPRNRSEVKKFFLSFGGNF; encoded by the coding sequence ATGACTAAGAAGATCTTTTTTGTTTTCCATTTCTTTTGTTTAATTTTCTTTCAATTTGCATCTGCACAAGTTTTACAATATGAGAATCAAACAATTGAAAGTGTGGACATTATTGTTCATACAAGAACGGGCACTATATCCGATAATAATGCTATTGCAACCCGTTTGGGCACTAAACAGGGAGGATTTTTCTCGCAAGCGGATTTTGATGAAGATCTGAAAACCCTTTCTCAAGACTATGACCGAGTGGAGCCAACTATAGAAACTGATGAAGAGCACGTGCATGTAACGATCCATTTATGGCCTAAGCCGACCATTCGCACCATTCATTGGCATGGGAATCACCGCGTCTCTACAAATCGCCTTCAAAAAGAATTGGGTATCGGATGCTTTGCTGTTTACGAACGCCAAGCTTTTAATGAAGCTTTTCATAAGCTAAAAGCTTATTACATTCGCAAAGGTTTTTTTGAAGCGCATTTGGATTATCATGTCGAACTTAACAGTGAAACAAATGAAGTTGATATTACAATCGATATTCATGAAGGGCGCTCGGGAAAAATTCAAGAAATCGAATTTGTCAATTTTACGGATAAAGAGCAGAGCGAAATTCTGCATCAGATGATTACGAAGAAATATAACATCTTTATGAGCTGGTTCACTCAAGAGGGAACTTACAATGAAGATGCCATTCAGCAAGACAAACTCATTATTACGAACTATTTACAAAATGAAGGGTTTGCGGATGCCCAAGTAGATATCACGGTAATGGAATCTTGCAAGACCGATCGCATTATTGTCACGGTTATAGCCGATAAAGGAGAACGCTATTACTTTGGGCGCCTCTCATTTGAGGGCAATCAAGTGATTTGCGATGAAGAGATCGACCGCTTATTCCTCATACGCGATGGCATGCCTTTTTCTTTAGAAGATCTGCGCGATACGCTGGAGCGTTTGACAGATGCCTATGGCCGTATCGGCTATGTCGATGCCTTTATTGATTTTGAACCCGAACTTGTTGAAGGAGAGCATCGCTATAATGTGCATTTTAAGATTGAAGAAGGCGAACAGTTCAGAGTCGGCTTGATCCGCGTATTCGGTAATATTGCAACAAAAACTTCAGTCATTTTGCACGAAACCTTGTTAGTTCCCGGTGAAATTTTTAACGTCCTTAAGCTCAAGGCATCTGAACAAAGATTGATTAACATTGGCTATTTCAAAAATGTCAATGTCTATATCGTAAAAGGCACAGAGTCTTCACTTGGAAGCGACTATCGGGATGTCTATATCGAAGTAGAAGAGACAAATACAGGTCAATTCAGCGCCTTTTTGGGATATAGCAGCACGGAAGAAATTTTCGGGGGAATTAATATCACCGAGCGTAATTTCAATCATGAAGGGTTCTATTATTTCTGGAGAGACGGGCTTCGGGCGCTGAGAGGCGGCGGTGAATATGCACAACTGAGTACGCAAATTGGTCAAAAAAGCCGCAATTATACATTCTCCTGGACAAAGCCATACTTTATGGACTCCAATTGGACGATTGGCTGCGATCTTTCTAAATCAAGCACGCGCTATATCTCTAAAGAGTACGATTTAGAAACAGTCGCGTTAATGTTGCGGGCTCAATACAATGTCAACCAATTCTTGCGCTTGGGAATCCAATACCGCTTAAAAAATGGTAGCGTCAATCTTCATCATGGAGGAAGCCATATCTCTCAATTGGAGCATGATGCCAATATCCATGGCCTTATTTCTGCAATAGGAGCCTCTTTGAGCTATGATTCGACCAACCATCCTATTAAGCCTTCTCAAGGATTTAGATCGAAGTTATTGATCGAATATGCGGGATTGGGAGGAGACCATTCCTTCTTTAGCCTCGGCTACTTAAACAGTTATTACTTAGGAATAGGCAGCCGGATGATATTGAGATATCGGGCTGATTTCCGCTTTATCCAACCGCTTGGCGACACGACTTTTGATTCTTTGCCTTTGGATGAAAGAATTTTCTTAGGCGGCGACTTTAATGTTCGCGGTTATCGTCCTTATCGCCTGGGGCCTCAGTATAAGCATGCGCATGACCATATTCCACGCGGCGGTATTTCTATGCAGCTTTATTCGGTCGAGCTATCCCGTCGCATTACGCAAGATTTTGAACTGTTTGCTTTCTTTGATGCAGGCCATCTCTCGCAAGATACCTGGGAATTTGGCAGAATGAGCGTTGCTGTCGGTTATGGAACACGATTCAAGCTAATTGACAGCGTTCCACCTATTACATTGGGGATGGGCTATCCGCTAAATCCACGCAATCGCAGCGAAGTGAAAAAGTTCTTTCTTTCTTTTGGAGGAAATTTCTAA
- a CDS encoding OmpH family outer membrane protein, with protein sequence MKKLRHWFLGLGTLWACTFALSCFAQQNWNPSSGQAIKIGIVNTKRCLDESKLGKQEQANFEKMKNQMESILQDKERDLEEIESKLNDDDYMDSISEDAANELKRKKRTIRQEGMQLQNQYIQTLQQANIKIVQKLTDSISKASIQVAQEPINGQTLDVIFSDEACTFFSPQLDVTDRIIAKMNAIYDAEPKDSPNKKR encoded by the coding sequence ATGAAAAAATTACGTCATTGGTTCCTGGGTCTTGGAACGCTATGGGCTTGTACCTTCGCCCTGTCCTGCTTTGCCCAACAAAATTGGAACCCTTCCTCAGGCCAAGCAATTAAAATTGGCATTGTTAATACAAAGCGCTGTTTAGATGAGTCTAAATTAGGAAAGCAAGAGCAAGCCAATTTTGAGAAAATGAAAAATCAAATGGAATCTATTTTGCAAGATAAAGAACGCGATTTAGAAGAAATTGAAAGCAAGCTAAACGATGATGATTATATGGATAGCATTTCAGAAGATGCAGCTAACGAGCTGAAGCGTAAGAAGCGAACAATCAGACAAGAGGGCATGCAACTGCAAAACCAATATATTCAGACGCTCCAACAAGCCAATATCAAGATCGTTCAAAAATTGACGGATAGTATCAGCAAGGCATCCATACAAGTGGCGCAAGAGCCTATCAATGGCCAAACTTTAGATGTTATTTTTAGCGATGAGGCATGCACGTTCTTTTCTCCTCAATTGGATGTAACAGATCGTATTATTGCTAAAATGAATGCTATTTATGATGCTGAACCAAAAGATAGCCCCAATAAAAAGCGCTAA
- the lpxD gene encoding UDP-3-O-(3-hydroxymyristoyl)glucosamine N-acyltransferase has translation MREKKTIHLQELATYTGCQLIGNPDHVIENVADLENATSADASFLSNLRYLQAMKSSQAGVIFVDAQAPIIEGKNFLISEQPSRAFQQLVDLLHPQRSHPSGFTGIHSTAVIHPSAKIEENVTICPQAIIDEGVHIGAHSFIGAGVYIGPHTRIGQHCLIHPRVVIRENCLLGDRVIIQPGAVIGSCGFGYITDKQGRHIKLNQVGDVWIEDDVEIGANTTIDRARFKSTKIGQGSKIDNLVQIGHGACIGPHNIIIAQTGIAGSTSTGKHVILAGQVAVAGHLHLADGVTVAGKSGVTKSLSAGKYGGVPAAPLNEYNRNQVFLRNIERYVDQLKKHEARLQAIEEAIAT, from the coding sequence ATGCGAGAAAAAAAGACTATTCATTTGCAAGAACTAGCCACTTATACTGGCTGCCAGCTTATTGGCAATCCTGACCACGTCATTGAAAATGTAGCAGACTTAGAAAACGCCACATCTGCCGATGCATCCTTCTTATCCAATCTCCGCTATTTGCAAGCCATGAAATCTTCTCAAGCGGGCGTCATTTTTGTCGATGCGCAAGCCCCGATAATTGAAGGAAAGAATTTTCTGATCTCGGAACAGCCTTCACGGGCATTCCAACAGCTTGTCGATCTATTGCATCCTCAAAGATCGCACCCTTCCGGATTTACAGGCATTCACTCTACAGCGGTTATTCATCCGAGCGCAAAAATAGAAGAGAACGTTACGATTTGCCCTCAGGCCATCATTGACGAAGGTGTCCATATAGGGGCCCATTCTTTCATAGGAGCCGGAGTTTATATTGGCCCTCATACACGCATTGGCCAGCATTGTCTCATTCATCCCCGGGTAGTCATTCGCGAAAATTGCCTTCTTGGCGATCGGGTGATCATTCAACCAGGGGCTGTGATTGGCTCATGCGGCTTTGGCTATATCACAGATAAGCAAGGCCGTCATATCAAACTGAATCAAGTGGGCGATGTTTGGATTGAAGATGACGTTGAAATCGGAGCTAATACAACTATTGATCGTGCCCGCTTCAAAAGTACAAAAATTGGGCAAGGCAGCAAGATTGACAATCTTGTGCAGATTGGGCATGGCGCGTGCATAGGACCGCATAATATTATTATTGCGCAAACTGGAATTGCAGGATCGACATCAACCGGAAAACACGTCATTTTGGCCGGACAAGTCGCTGTTGCCGGACATCTTCATCTTGCCGATGGCGTAACCGTTGCAGGAAAGAGCGGAGTTACCAAATCTTTATCTGCTGGCAAATATGGAGGTGTTCCCGCAGCGCCTTTGAATGAATATAACCGCAATCAAGTCTTCCTGCGCAATATTGAAAGGTATGTGGATCAGCTTAAAAAACATGAGGCAAGACTGCAAGCGATAGAAGAAGCTATCGCCACTTGA
- a CDS encoding PP2C family serine/threonine-protein phosphatase, with protein sequence MIWPINHETEYVFSLPSRRPLLRQEINPSEQPALIRGQEGGWGNKITVVVDALSSILSPLISLICQIAKIIFYPFTWSYNKALSLFDRSPRENTPLSQTSRILTPPPVVPSLDRNASHPIENLSPLPPISLPVSEINVQASSESNSSIKEGGEDAAGTPKSPEERMLRNLRKAIKEHREECVIDEENMFSSVKTHLSFRLFECEEKGSIREDMEDAHFFIPVENGYLMGLFDGHGDKGKIARFAALQCKRLFPLEKAKSPDDLRAVFTHIINQIHQQVIQKSFPGGSTAVIGFIDKKTNRIYTGTLGDSEAKIFRKTEKGWQVIPLSCVRDWSSKKDAARAARALNKDLIAEVWPRMRAKFLRFPTLNEGVNVSRAIGDQEYNEWNGKPGVIQKQKTTMAELKKGDLLIMACDGLWDYAKDRELIDQVLNPWLEDQELDLAQLIVDYALNKKNSTDNVSVIALYTEKN encoded by the coding sequence ATGATCTGGCCAATCAATCATGAAACGGAGTATGTTTTTTCGCTCCCTTCCAGACGTCCCCTTCTCAGACAGGAAATAAATCCTTCCGAGCAGCCTGCTTTAATTAGGGGACAAGAAGGGGGATGGGGAAATAAAATTACTGTCGTTGTCGATGCTCTTTCTTCCATCTTAAGTCCATTGATTAGTTTGATTTGTCAGATAGCTAAAATTATTTTTTACCCTTTCACATGGAGCTATAATAAGGCCCTATCGCTTTTTGATCGGTCGCCTAGGGAAAATACGCCTTTAAGTCAGACGAGCAGAATCCTTACACCTCCGCCTGTAGTGCCTAGTTTGGATAGGAATGCAAGTCATCCTATAGAGAATTTATCCCCCCTTCCTCCTATTTCTCTGCCTGTATCGGAGATAAATGTACAGGCTTCTTCAGAATCAAATTCGTCCATAAAAGAAGGAGGCGAGGACGCTGCCGGCACGCCTAAGAGTCCAGAAGAGCGCATGCTGAGAAATTTGCGCAAGGCAATTAAAGAACATAGAGAAGAATGCGTCATAGATGAAGAAAATATGTTCTCTTCCGTCAAAACTCATTTATCGTTCAGGTTGTTTGAATGTGAAGAGAAGGGTTCTATACGCGAAGACATGGAAGATGCCCATTTCTTTATTCCTGTAGAGAATGGCTATTTAATGGGATTATTTGACGGGCATGGAGACAAGGGAAAAATTGCGCGATTTGCGGCTTTGCAGTGTAAAAGGTTATTTCCTCTGGAAAAAGCAAAATCTCCGGATGATTTAAGAGCTGTTTTCACTCATATAATCAATCAAATTCATCAACAAGTCATTCAGAAATCCTTTCCTGGGGGAAGTACCGCCGTAATTGGCTTTATCGATAAAAAGACGAATCGCATTTATACCGGCACACTTGGAGATTCCGAAGCTAAAATTTTTCGGAAAACGGAAAAGGGGTGGCAGGTAATCCCTCTTTCTTGTGTCCGAGATTGGTCAAGCAAAAAAGATGCAGCTCGTGCAGCACGAGCTTTAAATAAGGACCTCATCGCTGAAGTTTGGCCGCGAATGCGAGCAAAATTTTTAAGGTTTCCTACCTTAAATGAAGGTGTGAATGTCAGTCGTGCAATTGGTGATCAAGAGTATAATGAATGGAATGGAAAACCGGGAGTGATTCAAAAGCAAAAAACGACAATGGCGGAGTTAAAGAAGGGAGATCTACTTATAATGGCTTGTGATGGCTTATGGGATTATGCAAAAGATCGGGAACTCATCGATCAAGTATTAAATCCTTGGTTAGAAGATCAGGAACTTGATCTAGCTCAATTGATCGTGGATTATGCTTTAAATAAAAAAAATAGCACGGATAACGTATCGGTAATCGCTCTTTACACAGAAAAAAATTGA